The following are encoded in a window of Mustela nigripes isolate SB6536 chromosome 1, MUSNIG.SB6536, whole genome shotgun sequence genomic DNA:
- the LOC132011510 gene encoding large ribosomal subunit protein eL39-like, which produces MYLKFSLFPHHPVVCCFLFLTVSSHKTFRTKRFLAKKQKQNHPIPQWIRMKTGNKIRYSFQRRHWRRTKLGL; this is translated from the coding sequence atgtatttaaagttttctctttttccccaccATCCTGTTGTGTGCTGCTTCCTGTTTCTGACTGTGTCTTCTCACAAGACTTTCAGGACCAAGCGATTCCtggccaagaaacaaaagcagaatcatcCCATTCCCCAGTGGATTCGGATGAAAACTGGTAATAAAATCAGGTACAGCTTCCAGAGGAGGCATTGGAGGAGAACCAAGCTGGGTCTCTAA